A region from the Cryptococcus gattii WM276 chromosome H, complete sequence genome encodes:
- a CDS encoding aminoacyl-tRNA hydrolase, putative (Similar to TIGR gene model, INSD accession AAW45505.1): MSTVRMEGIFPSIIFSILAFTLGYQAHSLLSRSTPAVAAPKSPKGTRSPRKFQQQDDYESASDTESDASDNAAALATDLSDIKYSSFEEMKLVLVVNDELRMTKGKIAAQAGHATLACAMTLKEANPKLFKAWQMQGQPKIALRGANTEEIETLAAQARSVNLCARTIRDAGRTQVAPGSKTIVGIGPGPAKLINTITGKLKLL; encoded by the exons ATGAGCACCGTTAGAATGGAAG GGATCTTCCCATCCATTATCTTTTCCATCCTTGCTTTTACTTTAGGCTACCAAGCTCattctctcctctctcGCTCAACCCCAGCCGTCGCTGCCCCCAAATCTCCCAAGGGCACTAGATCACCCAGAAAATTTCAACAGCAAGACGACTATGAATCGGCGTCTGACACCGAGTCTGATGCTTCCGATAACGCCGCTGCTCTCGCCACCGACCTTTCCGACATCAAGTATAGCAGCTTTGAAGAGATGAAGTTGGTGTTGGTCGTGAATGATGAGTTGAGAATGACTAAGGGGAAGATTGCGGCGCAGGCTGGTCATGCTACTTTGGCCTGTGCGATGACCCTTAAGGAAGCCAATCCCAAG CTCTTCAAGGCTTGGCAAATGCAAGG GCAACCAAAAATCGCTCTTCGTGGCGCCAACACTGAAGAGATTGAGACCCTCGCCGCCCAGGCTCGAAGCGTCAACCTCTGTGCTAGGACTATTAGGGATGC TGGACGGACACAAGTTGCTCCCGGATCAAAAACCATTGTCGGTATCGGACC CGGTCCGGCCAAGCTCATCAACACCATTACGGGCAAGCTTAAGCTTCTTTGA
- a CDS encoding acetyltransferase, putative (Similar to TIGR gene model, INSD accession AAW45491.1), protein MTTTYSTTGTVSNPLDLSQIQGEHTSVNLSSSNKKNVKPNVKVTLTSLTPNNSGTLRKINSVVIPIVYSEKFYKDVLDPLLDDVNKLIYYADIPVGAICCKYENLSKGSKESPTLAILTLAILAPYRSLSLGTSLLRSAMHAAIHPTTPPPPIPSDKQTNTRAQLTVAAPRVRVNRALAHVQVGNDEAKRFYERLGFKEAGIEENYYSKMEPRGAILMVCDDLAAALGEKTEDNGSA, encoded by the exons ATGACTACCACATACAGCACCACTGGGACAGTCTCAAATCCCCTGGATCTCTCCCAAATTCAGGGGGAACATACCTCTGTCAACCTCTCGTCATCAAACAAGAAAAACGTCAAGCCCAATGTCAAGGTCACGCTCACCAGTTTGACCCCCAATAAC TCTGGAACATTACGGAAAATCAACTCTGTCGTGATACCCATCGTTTACTCGGAAAAGTTCTACAAGGATGTACTGGATCCTCTGCTTGATGATGTAAACAAGCTCA TTTACTACGCGGATATCCCTGTCGGTGCCATTTGCTGTAAATATGAAAACCTTTCAAAGGGCTCCAAAGAGTCCCCTACTCTCGCCATCTTGACCCTAGC CATCCTGGCGCCTTACCGCTCCCTTTCTCTCGGCACCTCTCTCCTTCGCTCAGCAATGCATGCTGCTATCCACCCCACTACCCCTCCGCCACCCATCCCTTCCGATAAACAGACCAATACCCGTGCTCAGCTTACTGTTGCCGCCCCGAGGGTCAGGGTAAACAGGGCGTTGGCACATGTACAGGTTGGGAATGATGAGGCCAAGAGGTTTTACGAGAGGTTGGGTTTCAAGGAGGCCGGAAT TGAGGAGAACTATTACTCCAAGATGGAGCCTCGAGGAGCGATCTTGATGGTTTGCGACGATCTTGCCGCTGCTCTTGGTGAAAAGACTGAAGACAACGGCTCTGCTTAG
- a CDS encoding Component of RNA polymerase transcription factor TFIIH, putative; Ssl1p (Similar to TIGR gene model, INSD accession AAW45494.1), with the protein MPLDLNYAPGSEDEEEDNIDDEDFPGPSSRRHGRGAAGKRKGKNKDAGRQAWEGEYQKSWDIVQEDESGSLESAVETLLARGRRKRALMSDTPVRRSIIRHLFIIIDLSESMLDKDYRPSRFEVILGYLRTYVVEWFDQNPLGQIGVIVMRDRLSEVVIPMGGSPEEIVRALSDKRKLEPSGEPSLQNGLVMAKGGMAHLPSTSSLETLVIFSAISTADPDGPITIHNVLDTLVTGHIRTSILSLSGEIKICKQIAERTGGKFGVALDQDHLKDLLWETIPPPATTITPVTANVRSALAAGGRGPNQTGGRAPAGDLMVMGFPIRLPLGGETMCACHGLLRKGGYLCPRCGSKLCDVPTDCEVCGLMVVSSPHLARSFWFLFPVANYGPLAIEDVVGSSGTCFGCDSEFSDTSAINAGVAQVEDGVSPAGRYRCAKCKHDFCADCDLYIHDTLHTCPGCSQ; encoded by the exons ATGCCTCTCGATCTCAACTATGCACCGGGAtcagaagatgaggaggaagacaACATTGATGACGAAGACTTTCCAGGTCCATCTTCACGGAGACATGGTAGGGGAGCTGCTGGAAAGCGCAAAGGCAAGAACAAGGAC GCCGGAAGGCAGGCTTGGGAAGGGGAGTACCAGAAATCATGGGATATCGTTCAAGAGGATGAGAGTGGTTCACTAGAGTCTGCTGTAGAAACTCTTCTCGCACGAGGCAGACGGAAAAG AGCGTTAATGTCAGATACCCCAGTGAGACGGTCTATTATCCGGCACTTGTTTATTATCATCGACTTGTCCGAATCCATGTTAGATAAGGATTACCGGCCGTCAAG ATTCGAGGTCATCCTAGGATACCTTCGAACATATGTTGTCGAATGGTTCGATCAGAACCCTCTAGGCCAAATCGGTGTCATTGTTATGCGTGACCGATTATCAGAGGTCGTCATACCCATGGGAG GAAGTCCAGAGGAGATTGTCCGTGCCCTTTCGGACAAGCGTAAACTCGAACCCTCAGGCGAACCGTCACTCCAAAACGGTCTTGTCATGGCCAAGGGCGGTATGGCCCATTTAccctccacctcttcccttgAAACCCTCGTCATCTTCTCCGCCATATCCACTGCTGACCCCGACGGACCGATCACTATCCACAATGTGCTCGATACTCTGGTGACAGGACATATACGCACATCGatcctctctctctcgGGGGAAATTAAGATTTGTAAACAAATCGCAGAAAGGACGGGAGGTAAATTTGGTGTAGCTCTAGATCAAGACCATTTAAAGGATTTATTATGGGAAACGATCCCTCCGCCCGCAACGACCATCACCCCTGTCACAGCCAACGTCCGCTCAGCGCTCGCCGCTGGTGGCCGCGGTCCGAACCAAACAGGCGGGCGAGCGCCTGCAGGCGATCTCATGGTCATGGGGTTCCCCATTCGGTTACCACTTGGTGGAGAAACCATGTGCGCCTGTCACGGGTTGCTGAGAAAGGGAGGATATCTCTGTCCTAGATGCGGGAGTAAGCTGTGTGATGTGCCGACGGATTGTGAGGTATGTGGTCTGATGGTGGTCAGCAGTCCCCACCTCGCCCGAAG ctTTTGGTTCTTATTCCCTGTGGCCAACTATGGTCCATTGGCCATCGAGGATGTGGTGGGATCCAGTGGGACATGCTTTGGCTGTGATAGCGAGTTTTCCGAT ACTTCCGCGATCAATGCTGGCGTAGCCCAAGTTGAAGATGGTGTGAGCCCCGCAGGACGGTATAGGTGCGCCAAGTGCAAGCATGATTTCTGTGCCGACTGTGATCTTTACATCCACGATACGCTACATACCTGCCCAGGGTGTTCGCAGTAG
- a CDS encoding Thioredoxin-like U5 snRNP specific pre-mRNA splicing factor, putative (Similar to TIGR gene model, INSD accession AAW45489.1), which translates to MSYFMTHLHSGWHVDQAILVEEDRVVCIRFGHDHDEECMAMDETLYGVSEKVQNFAVLYLVDITEVPDFNKMYELYDNCTLMFFYRNKHIMIDLGTGNNNKINWAITDKQELIDIIETVYRGASKGRGLVVSPKDYSTRHKY; encoded by the exons ATGTCGTACTTTATGACCCA CCTTCACTCCGGCTGGCACGTCGACCAAGCCATCCTCGTTGAAGAAGATCGTGTCGTCTGTATCCGTTTCGGCCACGATCACGATGAAGAATGTATGGCTATGGATGAGACACTTTATGGAGTATCTGAGAAGGTTCAAAACTTTGCGGTTCTCTACTTGG TCGACATCACAGAGGTGCCTGATTTCAACAAGATGTACGAATTGTACGACAACTGTACACTCATGTTCTTCTACCG AAATAAACACATCATGATCGACTTGGGAACGGGTAACAACAATAAGAT CAACTGGGCTATAACGGACAAACAAGAG CTCATTGATATCATCGAGACTGTCTATCGAGGAGCGTCCAAAGGTCGAGGTCTCGTCGTTTCTCCAAAAG ATTATTCTACTCGACACAAGTATTAA
- a CDS encoding uncharacterized protein (Similar to TIGR gene model, INSD accession AAW45677.1), whose amino-acid sequence MSSVLSAIWPFLSSYRPNAARDPQREKQPLRFGAFEATYKPPGFGIRSPRNDDEAQRLYNHIRTVAYWLDAAPLLADLGLPFRAGLDDIISLVPIYGDIVSGILQLYQVWLCFIFGVPRTILGYMLFNVLIDCVVGIVPLIGDFIDNLFKSNLRNLALLEDWLLTSPAATHSYHILLMPNTTDFIPKPKASKYSTSWFGVGYGKSEEDEEKKRERTTGKVRQTRRMGRDEGEVPQAQSDVPPPEL is encoded by the exons ATGTCTTCCGTACTATCGGCTATCTGGCCTTTCCTGTCTTCCTATAGGCCTAATGCGGCCCGGGATC CCCAACGAGAAAAGCAACCTCTAAGATTCGGTGCTTTTGAAGCTACTTACAAACCCCCAGGTTTTGGGATTCGTAGTCCAAggaatgatgatgaagcaCAACG GTTGTATAATCACATCAGGACAGTGGCCTATTGGCTAGATGCGGCCCCACTTTTAGCCGATCTTGGTCTGCCTTTCAGA GCAGGTCTCGACGATATTATATCCTTGGTCCCAATTTACGGTGATATCGTTTCTGGGATCCTCCAGCTTTATCAAGTGTGGCTCTGCTTCATCTTTGGCGTCCCTCGGACAATCCTTGGGTACATG CTTTTTAATGTCCTAATCGACTGTGTCGTTGGCATCGTACCTCTTATCGGTGACTTTATCGATAATCTGTTTAAGTCCAATCTTCGAAACTTGGCCCTTCTCGAGGACTGGCTCCTCACTTCTCCGGCAGCTACGCATTCATACCACATTCTTCTCATGCCAAATACCACCGACTTTATCCCAAAACCAAAGGCTTCCAAGTACTCGACTAGCTGGTTCGGTGTGGGATATGGGAAGTCtgaagaggacgaggagaagaaaagggaGAGGACGACTGGAAAGGTCAGACAAACGAGgaggatgggaagagatgaaggagaagttCCACAGGCGCAAAGTGATGTGCCCCCTCCTGAATTGTAA
- a CDS encoding Hypothetical Protein (Similar to TIGR gene model, XP_572969.1) yields MRIPLDVAHSVVRALHAIRDDSAAGNVTQASVHVPNSQPAWAQPLSPNLAAFSIEMDRWPDWAGQKVGEPNQYTNQVLTNLGERTGAMPYLRVGADSQDRATIDLSFEVMNATFPAPTAEVPIPEAAHISIGRDFYALSGNLPDGTTFQWGVNLASLNRTETVAQAALIADVFQGDRANLTANVHLDGLEIGNEPDFFPSGKPGFDATWTPVNYTQTWVDYARGVSEVIQLGGDGPYLTPCAFTDFAAPTWIPQAAIEAGLLYDDDIRAVIKQINAHVYSGAFGMGYPLSPVGGLMDKATVRTNLTLRGNEVAAAKSEGLQYVFSEGNSYANHGQPGTSNTAESAIWGVDWMLQLASMGVERMHFHHGVGYRYNFFQPVAADADFNDGLNLTSRPHILPLYHAGLIVNEAIGTNGNSYVAEINTANDNVVAYGIWEGKELVRMVVANNDVYTTDDEAAQKGRNMFEVNLVGVEGRNATVKRLFAPQTTAMRGITWAGQSFDTEDGKPTGQVIQESLNNGVLQINASSVALISFN; encoded by the exons ATGCGAATCCCTCTCGACGTTGCACACTCGGTAGTTCGTGCTTTGCACGCCATCCGTGATGACTCTGCTGCGGGTAATGTTACCCAAGCTTCGGTTCACGTCCCGAACAGCCAACCCGCATGGGCCCAACCACTTTCTCCAAACTTGGCTGCCTTTTCTATCGAGATGGATCGATGGCCAGACTGGGCAGGACAAAAAGTTGGAGAACCAAACCAGTATACCAATCAGGTACTCACCAACTTGGGAGAACGTACCGGCGCAATGCCCTACCTCAGGGTCGGAG CCGACTCCCAAGATCGTGCGACGATCGATTTGTCCTTTGAGGTGATGAACGCCACTTTCCCCGCACCTACGGCAGAGGTACCCATTCCTGAAGCAGCTCACATCTCCATCGGCCGTGACTTTTACGCACTTTCCGGTAATCTTCCCGATGGTACAACTTTCCAATGGGGTGTCAATCTCGCAAGTCTCAACCGCACTGAGACTGTTGCGCAAGCGGCTCTGATCGCCGACGTTTTCCAAGGAGACCGGGCTAATTTGACTGCCAATGTCCATCTCGATGGTTTGGAGATCGGTAACGAGCCCGATTTCTTCCCGAGTGGGAAACCAGGATTCGATGCGACGTGGACCCCTGTGAATTACACTCAAACATGGGTCGATTATGCCAGAGGCGTATCCGAAGTCATTCAGCTGGGTGGTGATGGTCCCTACCTTACTCCATGTGCATTCACAGATTTTGCTGCTCCCACCTGGATACCTCAAGCTGCTATTGAGGCTGGGCTTTTGTACGATGACGACATCCGAGCTGTTATCAAGCAGATTAATGCGCACGTCTACTCGGGCGCTTTCGGTATGGGCTACCCTTTGTCCCCTGTGGGCGGTTTGATGGATAAGGCTACCGTGCGAACGAACCTCACTTTGCGTGGCAATGAGGTGGCAGCTGCCAAGAGTGAGGGCCTACAATACGTCTTT TCCGAAGGTAATTCATACGCCAA CCACGGTCAGCCTGGTACCAGTAACACCGCGGAAAGCGCCATATGGGGTGTTGACTGGATGCTCCAACTTGCTTCTATGGGCGTTGAGCGTATGCACTTCCACCACGGTGTCGGATACCGTTACAATTTCTTCCAACCCGTCGCTGCCGATGCGGACTTCAACGATGGACTGAACTTGACCAGTCGCCCTCACATCCTACCCCTTTACCATGCCGGTCTTATCGTCAACGAAGCAATTGGCACCAACGGAAACTCGTACGTTGCGGAAATTAATACCGCAAACGATAACGTGGTGGCCTATGGTATCTGGGAAGGTAAAGAATTGGTCCGAATGGTAGTTGCAAACAACGACGTTTACACTACCGACGATGAAGCAGCTCAGAAGGGAAGGAACATGTTTGAGGTCAACCTTGTTGGAGTTGAGGGAAGGAACGCAACTGTGAAGAGGTTGTTTGCCCCTCAAACCACTGCAATGCGCGGAAT TACTTGGGCTGGTCAGTCTTTCGACACCGAAGACGGCAAACCAACCGGACAAGTCATCCAGGAGTCTCTTAACAACGGCGTCCTTCAAATTAACGCGTCTTCCGTTGCTCTTATCAGCTTCAACTAA
- a CDS encoding peptidase, putative (Similar to TIGR gene model, XP_572810.1) gives MVNTHILTVLSILPLSLAAALDADSHNGLSLESAHHASTRQIVDMPISSVKRHSDHHDKQPIRKASARKRSSAESIPFVGIGGVELELVKREGSSMVKRSDNGTLLPLGTSQNTFVVPVSIGSPPTTYPLQLDLASSDILLASTLCGSHCPTSLGTTSNPYYDVSKTSAGFESINSNQTMWNTSYADGTVASGFLAREIITLGDSVVRGQVFGMINATNLTLSNQKSSGILGLGFPRLSTLTHALFEAHEKANTDPSTSSVATGAQSTSETSTASAFTASTTGPGYLPTLFENLVRTPHLPYPVFALALSAPVNSSLTSTSSSAAASASSRYKPSIGSLTLGGVSSYYIDDTQGSGRTVQDIEWHDVVPFGQPVSGNDTATEGQAVTTNSAADTLSASSTSENNEAASASASSAARKRSDASQLDAFPSTISELSQEEYLYWALDLRNVTVNGTNVGINSSYASIGLGSVALLDAGFNGIAGPQQDVVKLFRMITDAREVSEGQWAVPCNTRMTMGFSFGGRYIQLQPSDWIFAGIAQSTMCLAWPIAQPATGDGIDWQLGTPFLKNVYTIFSYGINGKQAPLVGFLPLESNTVVNSTGSSTLTSTADSNSPTPTSIAALSLATTLRTALPNAVLPDPTYPTPSYVYSATPALLETGVPQYLGLANNSAYEVMDVPVISVDKSAVSSIAVGNNGGSNMSDGPSSAAPRRMSTELVVGMGVIVVGMMMGAVMV, from the exons ATGGTCAACACCCATATCCTCACCGTCCTCTCCATTCTCCCGCTTTCCCTCGCTGCCGCCCTCGATGCAGATTCCCACAATGGCCTCTCGCTCGAATCAGCCCATCATGCCTCTACCCGCCAAATAGTGGACATGCCAATAAGCTCAGTAAAGCGGCATAGTGATCATCATGATAAGCAACCGATACGGAAAGCCAGTGCGCGCAAGAGGTCGTCCGCGGAGAGTATACCGTTTGTGGGCATAGGCGGTGTTGAACTCGAGTTGGTGAAAAGAGAGGGCTCGAGTATGGTCAAAAGATCAGATAATGGTACGTTGCTACCTTTAGGGACAAGCCAAAA TACATTTGTTGTGCCCGTGTCAATAGGTTCACCTCCTACCACCTACCCTCTCCAGCTAGACCTCGCCTCATCTGATATCCTCCTTGCATCCACCTTGTGCGGCTCACATTGTCCGACATCACTTGGGACCACGTCCAACCCCTACTATGACGTCTCCAAAACGTCTGCCGGTTTTGAATCAATCAACTCGAATCAGACAATGTGGAATACGAGTTACGCGGATGGGACAGTTGCATCTGGGTTCTTGGCCAGAGAGATTATCACGCTAGGTGACAGTGTGGTGCGAGGCCAAGTGTTTGGGATGATCAACGCGACGAATCTGACGTTGAGCAATCAAAAGAGTTCTGGGATTCTTGGATTGGGTTTCCCGAGATTGTCTACTTTGACTCATGCGCTTTTTGAAGCACATGAAAAGGCGAATACGGATCCTTCTACCAGTAGCGTGGCGACTGGAGCGCAATCTACCAGTGAGACGAGCACCGCGAGCGCTTTTACAGCCAGCACAACCGGCCCGGGTTACTTGCCTACTCTTTTCGAAAACCTCGTACGAACACCGCACCTCCCTTACCCTGTATTTGCACTCGCTTTATCTGCCCCTGTCAATTCCTCTTTAACGTCTACTTCCTCTTCGGCCGCCGCTTCTGCATCATCACGCTACAAGCCATCGATCGGTTCACTCACGTTGGGTGGAGTGTCGAGTTACTATATCGATGATACCCAGGGGTCAGGAAGGACGGTGCAGGATATTGAGTGGCATGATGTGGTGCCTTTTGGGCAGCCTGTGTCCGGAAATGATACGGCTACTGAGGGGCAGGCTGTCACGACGAACAGCGCTGCCGACACTTTATCTGCTTCGTCGACGAGCGAGAACAATGAAGCGGCATCAGCATCTGCTTCCAGCGCAGCTCGTAAACGAAGTGATGCATCTCAACTCGACGCTTTCCCCTCTACCATTTCTGAACTATCTCAAGAAGAGTATCTTTACTGGGCACTGGACCTTCGAAACGTCACTGTGAACGGTACAAACGTCGGTATCAACTCGTCTTACGCCTCGATCGGTCTCGGGTCCGTGGCTTTGCTTGATGCAGGCTTTAATGGTATCGCGGGACCTCAGCAGGATGTGGTCAAGCTGTTCCGTATGATCACTGATGCGCGGGAAGTATCAGAGGGCCAATGGGCCGTGCCATGTAACACTCGAATGACTATGGGATTCTCTTTCGG TGGAAGATACATCCAGCTCCAGCCGTCCGACTGGATTTTCGCCGGTATCGCACAGTCAACCATGTGCCTTGCTTGGCCTATCGCTCAACCCGCAACAGGCGATGGGATTGATTGGCAACTGGGTACTCCATTTTTAAAGAATGTGTATACTATCTTTAG CTATGGAATCAATGGGAAACAAGCGCCGCTAGTCGGTTTCCTCCCGCTTGAATCTAATACCGTCGTCAACTCTACGGGTAGCAGTACCCTTACCTCTACCGCCGACTCCAACTCTCCTACACCTACTTCCATTGCTGCTCTATCGCTTGCCACCACACTTCGAACCGCCTTGCCCAACGCCGTTCTCCCAGACCCGACATACCCAACTCCCTCATACGTATACTCTGCCACCCCAGCGCTTCTTGAGACAGGTGTGCCGCAGTATCTAGGTCTGGCGAATAACAGTGCGTACGAGGTGATGGATGTCCCTGTGATAAGTGTGGATAAGAGCGCGGTCAGTAGTATCGCAGTAGGGAATAATGGAGGGAGTAACATGAGTGATGGGCCGAGTAGTGCCGCACCCAGGAGAATGAGTACAGAGTTGGTAGTTGGGATGGGGGTAATAGTGGTTGGGATGATGATGGGTGCAGTCATGGTTTAA
- a CDS encoding uncharacterized protein (Similar to TIGR gene model, INSD accession AAW45363.1), giving the protein MATPSSEPFFPKDRKRSAHWSDSDTDILVEVLLRERDTGRTVDNGFKPEVWKEAARLLENSNFVGGPKTPEACRSRWQRLQRDYRLAKEMEVLPGFSWDHNTHRLSASAEAWMNAEKEMDAYKYRKIHLPHYNSLAILCANDSCRRAPRNTKTRHTSISSSSSLMNLSTPNPNPNPNPPTPAQMAQVPQSVSMAQVGHLSRQHSHGNLPTGGQMAPISTGQHHSHGHPGMHDPGNGNGLVQLGGATLQTDHNVFSWESGEQGGGEGDFDGSFGLPNGSQPFLPQKRAMPFDTSLLNGSSQQHHMIPQGSPPKKPRTSSRPMITHQLSGMHQSGPFGYPLQNTGNSGHLDTGNPGHGPNAGSGNQGDRHSPEFSTSTPAILNHPLLQTPPGLRIKPYSPPTPGSAPNLTLQTPEMAVAGLTEAQRRTEALLQLQLQETEMRDEDMVEVMAEFEVNVAAADTYLAIKREPLRKMWLTNLVKRRNL; this is encoded by the exons ATGGCGACGCCGTCCAGTGAACCCTTTTTCCCCAAAGACCGCAAACGTTCAGCACACTGGAGCGATTCGGATACTGATATCCTCGTTGAAGTGTTGCTGCGTGAACGGGATACTGGCCGAACCGTAGATAACGGTTTTAAGCCCGAAGTATGGAAAGAGGCCGCTCGGTTGCTCGAAAATTCAAACTTTGTGGGTGGACCAAAGACCCCAGAGGCTTGTAGAAGTAGATGGCAGAGA CTGCAAAGGGATTATCGTCTGGCcaaggagatggaggtTTTGCCTGGATTTTCATGGGATCACAATACTCATAGACTGTCCGCTTCCGCAGAGGCATGGATGAATGCCGAAAAG GAAATGGACGCATACAAGTACCGTAAAATTCATCTTCCACATTACAACTCTCTCGCGATCCTCTGCGCCAATGATTCCTGCCGTAGGGCTCCCCGTAATACTAAAACCCGTCATActtccatttcttcctCGTCTAGCTTGATGAATCTAAGCACTCCCAATCCCAACCCCAATCCTAACCCCCCAACCCCTGCTCAGATGGCCCAAGTTCCACAATCGGTTTCTATGGCCCAAGTAGGTCATTTGAGCAGGCAGCATTCACATGGCAACTTGCCAACGGGTGGACAAATGGCACCAATATCGACTGGTCAGCATCATTCTCATGGGCACCCAGGGATGCACGATCCGGGGAACGGAAATGGGCTTGTACAGCTTGGAGGCGCTACATTGCAGACGGATCATAATGTATTTAGTTGGGAAAGCGGAGAGCAAGGAGGGGGTGAGGGGGATTTTGATGGGTCATTTGGATTGCCCAATGGA TCACAACCTTTCCTTCCACAGAAGCGCGCCATGCCCTTTGATACCTCACTTTTAAACGGCTCCTCTCAGCAGCATCACATGATACCACAGGGTAGCCCTCCCAAAAAGCCGCGAACCTCGTCCCGCCCGATGATCACCCATCAATTAAGCGGCATGCACCAATCTGGACCATTCGGTTATCCTCTGCAAAATACGGGTAACTCAGGCCATCTGGATACGGGAAATCCGGGCCATGGACCCAATGCTGGATCAGGAAATCAAGGCGACCGGCATTCTCCTGAATTTTCCACATCTACGCCAGCCATACTTAaccatcctctcctccaAACACCACCGGGATTACGTATCAAACCCTATTCTCCTCCCACACCTGGGTCCGCTCCCAACTTGACGTTACAAACGCCTGAAATGGCTGTCGCAGGATTGACTGAAGCGCAAAGAAGGACTGAAGCTTTGTTGCAGCTTCAGTTACAGGAGACCGAAATGCGCGATGAGGATATGGTAGAAGTGATGGCAGAGTTTGAGGTGAATGTTGCGGCGGCTGATACATACCTTGCTATCAAGCGAGAACCGTTGAGGAAGATGTGGCTGACGAATCTGGTCAAGCGGAGGAATCTCTGA
- a CDS encoding uncharacterized protein (Similar to SGTC gene model, INSD accession EAL19052.1): MKVDEEEKRISYRQQPSDESGNFKTLQKKKSFFGSANLKKKVKRLASQIMKGKPASPTAVATPLTELHPPLSAPQRKSRRMARPPLHKVSHPLQDSLPGGNKFTASQVFPPKKPRKTASWPPPKNPQIPSNRLPFTKQKNNVHYRPSSVYINVLRKAVKMDTGHMLNVPFFRAAPITRPNSYCTLQRQLARLQLCDEALTKRVQSHSQEKICGDKDETNKATDAKKPSLLKQYSYVSFDQETGQSLSAISSLSSDGNPSGLSTPSLTNGSSQTSLFELKRVSSLPTTIRSEKSSHNEVLVEVSDQTFNRSSNPSISDFLKHSPESKHRTKRQSEKRKDIAPETFACQFDRSYQSERPRTHHSDAIYAKKVSKEKLNVGPVYPNQRRRPGEVGRAKNLRGPLATSDHIPDVDSMLSIYAHF, translated from the exons ATGAAGGTCGACGAGGAGGAGAAACGAATTTCCTACCGTCAACAACCCAGTGACGAGAGTGGGAACTTCAAAACACtgcaaaagaagaagtcATTCTTTGGCAGCGCCAACTTGAAAAAGAAGGTGAAACG CCTCGCTTCACAAATTATGAAAGGCAAACCAGCTAGTCCAACTGCCGTTGCTACTCCACTTACAGAGTTGCACCCACCCCTTTCTGCACCCCAAAGGAAGTCTCGGCGAATGGCAAGACCGCCATTGCATAAAGTCAGTCACCCCTTACAGGACTCTCTTCCTGGAGGAAACAAATTTACAGCCAGTCAAGTATTCCCGCCCAAAAAGCCTCGAAAGACCGCATCATGGCCTCCTCCTAAGAATCCCCAGATACCATCCAACCGTCTTCCCTTTACCAAGCAGAAAAATAACGTCCATTATCGCCCTTCCAGTGTGTACATCAATGTTCTCCGAAAAGCAGTCAAGATGGACACTGGCCATATGCTTAATGTCCCTTTCTTCCGAGCAGCCCCTATTACCCGGCCTAATTCTTATTGTACTCTTCAGCGACAACTGGCCAGATTACAATTGTGCGACGAGGCGCTTACCAAAAGAGTTCAATCACATTCTCAAGAGAAAATCTGTGGCGATAAAGACGAAACGAACAAGGCAACGGACGCGAAAAAGCCTAGTCTTTTAAAACAGTACTCGTATGTTTCGTTTGATCAGGAGACAGGTCAGAGCCTATCAGCTATCTCGTCCTTATCTTCCGACGGGAATCCTTCCGGGCTGTCAACGCCTTCTTTGACGAATGGATCTTCGCAAACATCACTTTTTGAGCTCAAGAGAGTCTCTTCCCTCCCTACCACGATCCGAAGCGAAAAGAGCAGCCACAATGAGGTGCTTGTCGAGGTATCCGACCAAACCTTTAATCGATCATCAAATCCGTCAATTTCCGATTTTCTAAAGCATTCTCCAGAGTCAAAGCACCGCACCAAAAGACAGTCCGAAAAGCGGAAAGACATAGCTCCTGAAACTTTTGCATGTCAATTTGACAGAAGTTATCAGTCTGAGAGGCCAAGAACGCATCACTCAGATGCCATTTACGCCAAGAAGGTTTCAAAGGAAAAGTTGAATGTAGGCCCAGTATACCCCAACCAGAGACGACGGCCAGGTGAGGTCGGGAGGGCCAAAAATCTTCGAGGACCTCTCGCTACGTCAGATCATATTCCTGACGTTGATTCGATGCTCTCCATTTACGCTCATTTCTGA